The sequence TTCAGTTCCATACTAGCTGGTGACCTTGACCATGCCCTTGGCAGGGCATATCTTCCCCCATGGATCCCCATCTCAGGGtgtgtcttctcttctcttgCAGTGGGTGGCAGGatgggtgtgggggggggaggtccCAATGTGGTGAGTGCCCTGGACGTGGGGAGACGCCCTGTGTTGGGCCCACACCTCCTAGGTTTTCACTCTAGGACAGCCTGACTTCCCCTCTTCTGCCTATTGTTCCATCAGATTTCAGACTGTGAGTTCTGATTTCTGGTTGCCAGATGGGGCTTCTGGGACTGCAGACGTGTGCCATGGTGAGCTCAGTGTGTCCCCTGCCCCATCTGTAAACAAGGAAGGTGAGGTAGACAGAGGGGTTTTCTCCCCAGCTCCATCCCAGGAGGCTCTGACCTGGGCGTCTGGCGTCCCTGACCCTTTCTCATTGGCCCTCCCTCTCCCCGGGTTTCCTGGGGACTGGCAGTGAGGGAATAAAGGCAGAGAGCGGTGGGAGGGAGGCTGTGTCTGCTGCCTGGGTTCTGAGCTTGCTTCCACCCTGGTGAGTCCTTCCTTCTTATCCCCCTGTTCATCTATCTGGTGGGCCACACTGGGTGACAAGGGTGACAAGAGGTGGTGACCTCCCCCGAAGAAGGCCTGGCCCCAGGAGTAGGCAAGTGctcagagaggagagggcagagtATTTAGAATTGTGGCTGTCAGAGTTTCTTGAGAAGTGGctctggggtggaggtggggatcaGAACCGCCAGGATGCCCCTGCAGACACCCAGAGGCCCTTGTGGTCCTGGCTGAGTCTCCCTGAGGTGGGAGAAGCTGAGGTTTTTGGGAGGTGAATGACAGGCCCAGTTCAAGAATCACAGGGTGGGCTCCGGGCTGGAGGGGAGGACCCTCCGCAGGATTTATCTGCAGCCCTCAAGTTCCATGGGTGTTTCCTCCTTCTCTATGGGGGAAGTGGTTTTCATGTCTGAGTCACTGAGCCTGCCTCTTTCCTTGGGTGGGGGTGGCCCAAGCCCTGGACCCAGGCTTCAGAATGATCCTGGATTTTCAGTAGGCCccgctcccctcctgcctcctggccaGTCTGTGCGTGTGTTCTCTGGGCCGGAGGCTGGAGACCAGCTGGGCAAGCCCAATTaccctctgctgcttcccgctGACACCTTACCTTCCagttccagcccagccccctctgACCCCTGGACTCTCTCTTTGCCCTGTCCCCCACTTTAATAATGGAACATTCCTTGATATCAGATATTTAGGCACTGGGGCAGAGGAAGGTGACTAAGGTGGGAACTGCCTCTGCAAAACCAGTACCCGAGCTGGATGGGGCAGAAAGAAAATCCTGACCCTTCTCTGCTCCACCACCTGCCACCAGTTCTTTTGGGGAGGTCATCTTGTCActgctctgccccaggccccTTTTCAACGTCTCCTAAGCAGGTGACCGTAGCCTCCTTTCACTGCACTGGCTGCTCCGGAGTTGCCTCCGGTCTCACCAGCCCCCGTCTGGATCCACGTGGGGCCTGTGGTTGGTGGTCTCAGGGTGGGTTCCAGTCTCTGGTCCTTTGACAGAGGGGCCTTGGGAgtgggccaggggtggtggcggtggtggcagAAGGTCTGGCTTCCTGAGGAGAGCTCTTTTCCCCTTGTCCACCTCCAGAGCTGCACACCGTGATGGAGACTCCTCTGGAGAAGGCGCTGACCACTATGGTCACTACTTTCCACAAGTATTCGGGGAGAGAGGGTAGCAAACTGACCCTGAGTAGGAAGGAACTTAAGGAACTGATCAAGAACGAGCTGTGTCTTGGGGAGGTAGGTGACTGTTccctcaccctccaccccaaAGTCTGAGTGCTCCCTGTGGGGGACAGACTTGCCCTCAGGGTACACTAGCCCAAGCTGGGACAGGGAGGCCGAAGGGTATGGACTGAGACTGAAGGAAGAGGGTGGACATTTTGGGCCAATAGAACTCTAGCCCTCTGTGCTGGGGGATGAGTTAGGGTCTCCCTGGGAAAGAGGAAGGGCTGAGTCTGGAGGGGGGACTGTGGTGTGTGAGGGCTTAGAGGGCGAGATCAAGGAGCAGGGCAGGCTCTGGCAGCAGTGGGTGGGGAAGGCATCCAGGGTGTTCAGGCCGAGCTGTGCCCAACTCAAGGGTGGGGACCCTGCCTGATTCTCCCCTGTGCGCCAGCATGGCCGGGGCTGTCAGCAGGTGTTGACACCTGAATTAAGAGGTTAATTTGTGAACGCAGAGTAGGAAGGCAACAACTGATTCGCCTAGGTGGAGATGGTGGGAAGGAGGCGACTGACACAGGGGAAGGCCTATGAGGTGGATATTATACTATGCatatttttacagttaaaaaaactgaggtccagatacgtcaaataacttgtccaaggacacCAGCTAGTGAGAAGCTGGGAGAATTCCAGCCCAGGGCTGTGAATCCTTTAAAGTTCATCTTGGGGGGCCTATCACATCTTGAACCCTGGTAGGCCTCCCCAGAGAAAAGGTCCCGAAAGTGTACCCCCATGAGCAGGGGAATGAAGCAGGTGTGTGTGTCCCCAGGACTGCTCTCTGGCCTTCCTGCCAGGCTGTCTGCATCCTGGAGTTaatgagggcagagggaggggccgCAGGTCCAGAAGGGATTAATTACTGGGGGACAGAGGCCCAGGAGAGGGCCTGGCTATAACAGGAGCGCAGACTGGGGACTAGGATCACGTCACAGAGAGGCAGTTTCCATCTCCGTATGTCCCGACATCCTGTCTCCTGTGAAAACCCGGAGCTCAGGGCAATgaagaggggagggcaggatCAGCCTGTCTGCATTTTCTTCCTGTTCCACCCCAAGGACCCTGTCTCCAtcctcctgggggtggggcaggctgggagggcagaggacCAGACAGAGAGCACGACTGGGCACCAGGCCCTCCTCTCAACATAGCTCTCCTAGCAGGGAAGGGACGCAGTGGCTTCTCAGCGCCAGGGCACTGCTCTCATGCAGAGACGTGTTGTCTGTCCCTGAGACTCCCGCACCTGCTTCACTCTGCCCTGGCTTGGGCTAGAGTTCATTCTCAGTTACCCCCCAAAATGGGGACACAGTAAGTCAGAGACTCAGATAATGCTCAGAGCCACATAAccaccaagctgttttaattagGTGTTGGTATAAAATCTAGGTtctggccaggcgaggtggctcacgcccgtaatcctagcactgtgggaggccgaggcaggcagatcgtttgagctcaggagttcgagaccagcctgagcaagagtgagaccctgtctctactaaaaaaatagaaagaaattagctggacaactaaaaaaaaaaaaatatatatatatataaaattagccgggcatggtggctcatgcctgtagtcccagctactcgggaggctgaggcaggaggattgcttgagcccaggagttggaggttgctgtgagctaggctgacgccatggcactcactctagcctgggcaacagagccagactctgtctcaaaaaaaaaaaaaaagaaaaaagaaaatgtaggttCTTATTTCTTTGGGCAGGGGAGGGTGTTGAGGAGAAGGGAGGCTAGGCTGGTGTTGCTGTTGTAATTTATTTAGATTCAGGAGTCAGGTCATTGAGCCCATATCTGGTGCCAAGCCCTTTGCTAGGtgtgggctggggacaggctCTGGGGGTCAAGATGTTCATAGTGTCCTGACTCAGCTGGGGATCACcctgaggctgtgtgtgtgtgtgtgtgtgtgtgtaaccctGCAGTGCTGAGGTAGGGCTGGGAGGGGTTCCTGAGCTgtccctccctgggccctggcagAAGATGAAGGAGAGCAGCATCGACAACCTGATGAAGAGCCTGGACAAAAACAGCGACCAGGAGATCGACTTCAAGGAGTACTCAGTGTTCCTGACCACGCTGTGCATGGCTTACAACGACTTCTTCCTGGAGGACAACAAATGACCGGGGCTCTCCCCTGTCCTCATCATCGGCCCCTTGCCCCTGACCTGCGTAGTGTCTTTCCAGACCCTCTTTGGCCCAGGccagcctctccctcccacaTGGACCCTTCCAGCtgaggaaataaagattttcccTTCCTGGCATTGAGAGGCTGGTTTTGAAGATGTTTTGCCCaccctggctggggtggggggcttcTCCACAAGCGGGCTGAGGAGAGCCTCTGGGTGTTGGTGTCCCGGGCTCCTACCCCACTTCCTGTCCTTCAGCATGGATGTCACCGAGCTGTGCTGGCTTAGTTTTGCCCTCCTGGAAAATGGGAAGTTGAGCCTGGCTTCTGCTTGCCTCCCAGAAACTCTGCAAAGCTGCAGAGAAAGCTAAGAGGGAAAGTGCTTTGAGAGTGAGGACCCTGGGAGGGATTGGAGGGTGGCTCCAGAGGGCAGCGATGGGCACGGTGTTCTGGCTGATAGGAGGCCATTCTGGCAGCCCCAGCAAGAAGGGGGAGTCTGACCCTCCCAgcccctttccctctcctccacTTCCCCTCTGCGGCATCCCCTCATCATCTCTGGGGCCAATACTTTCTTCTCAACCCACCTCCCTTCTAGCAAAATCTTTTCCCAGGGGAGGATCTGAAAAACTTTCACTCAAGGGTAACTAACTAGTGATGCCTACAGGGCCTGGCGCGGTGTGCGCACATTAATGGGCAAGGTGCTCTGAAGGTGGAATTCCGGGCAGGGCAGTCCGCAAGGGAGCGGGGGTGTCGCAGAAACTTGTTCGTGGTGGGGGATGGGCGCTCTAGATAGCCTTTAAATCGTAACTTGTAGACCACTGGCTGCTCCGCCTCCCTCACCTGGGGTTGGCCCTGAACACCCCCTGGGGGGCGCCAGCCTCCGGTGAGGTTTTCGCCCCTCCCCCACATTGACGCTGCATTTCAGGGACACATTCATGCTCTGGCACGcagatggcagaggaggaagcaggagtGACTGCCGGctgccatcctcctcctcttccaaccacccccccccccgccccgccgccccccgTGCGTGTCACGTGTCATGAGGAGCAACCTGATCTATGGAGATTAGGGGAAATTCGACGTCAACCGGCTTGCCGTGGGCTGCGCCAGGCTGCCCCATCCCATCCCGTACTAACTCAGAGCAGCCCCGGGGCAGGAGACGGGGAAAGTAGAGGGGGAACCTCGTGTGTGAGCTGTGTAAACTGCGGGTGCGGGGCGGGGCACGGGCCGGCGGGGCGGGACGGGGCGCGGCCCGGGAGGGAAGGGGGGCTCCCCCCTCCCTACGCGGCTGCTATAAGGCCGCCGGACTGCGACACGGCCCATCCCTTGACTGCTCCCTTCGCCCTTCGCTGCCTCCTTTTTGGTAAGTTCTCGCCAGGACGGCCCTCGGGCTGGGGGTCCAGccaacccctgccccagcccagcagtGGTGGGCTCCGTGGGCGGGGGTCGGCGTCTGCATCCAGACCCCGCGTCTGTGGAGCTCCCGGGCTGGAGGGAGAGTCGGGAGCGGCCCGGCTGTGCCAGGCAGGCCCTGGGCTAAGGAAACCTG is a genomic window of Eulemur rufifrons isolate Redbay chromosome 8, OSU_ERuf_1, whole genome shotgun sequence containing:
- the S100A5 gene encoding protein S100-A5 is translated as METPLEKALTTMVTTFHKYSGREGSKLTLSRKELKELIKNELCLGEMKESSIDNLMKSLDKNSDQEIDFKEYSVFLTTLCMAYNDFFLEDNK